TTACCGGGCTGCTCAATTTTTGCGCGATGCTCCTGGGCGGATTCATCGTGACGTGGTTTGCCTTTATTGAATTCCACATCGGTGCCTGGGTCTTCTCGCCGTTTCATATCACGTTTCTTCTGAGTTTTCTTGGTCGGTTGCCCATGTCCCGGTTTGCCCGAACTATTGACGAACCGGAGGCCAAAGATATCGGTGTTGTTGTGCAGCTAATCCAGACCGGGATGGCCAAACGGGTCGGACTTGGCAGGCAATTCTGGATTTTCCGGGGCAGCCGGGATACGGAAGCCTAACCCAACTTCAGGCTCCCGGATCATCGGAAATAATTTTTGAATCGAAAGGTTATCGCGATCGCGGTCCGCGCTGCGTGTATATATACTCCTCCCGGCTTTGCGAGCCGAACACGCCCCGCCCGCCGGAGATCCCGGCACGCGTTGATTCGTTAATGATGTATTCGAAATAATTCGAGTCTACGGCCGTCACTGCAAACCGAAAATTAGAAATTTCGCTGTATTGATCAGCCGGGATGGTGTACCGTCCGCTCACAAGATCGTTTCGGTTAAGCATCGGGGTCCGGTCGTGCAATATGGTACGGTTCTCTTCATAGATACCTCTGTTTGACGAGGCGGAAAAATAGAACAACGGTGCGTCGGGCGCAACCCATTGAAAAGTTCGGTTCGGCGGGGAAAATTCCATAGACTGAATTTCCGGCACGGTGGTTTGACCGGTAATCAGCGTATCGCGATTCCGTGTTACCACGAGTGTATAGGTGTTTTCATTTTCGACCTCGAGCCGCGTATAATAATTATAGTCTTCCTGGTAGTTAAAGCCCCGCCTGTGGAGTAGATTACTCTCCACTTCGCGGTGCTCTAATGGGAAATTATTTATCTTTACCTGCACATCGTTCACGTAAATTTCCTGAAAATCCTCCGGCGGCAAAACCCTGGAAATGACGACTTTTTGTCTATCTTGGTCCGGGTCAAGAATTGCATGAACGACCAGGGAATCTTCAACGAAGATATCACCGGTCTGTACCGGCGTCTCGTCACAACTGCAGACAACCACCAAAAGACTCATCATCATACTCAACCTTTTCAACTGATTGCCCATGTCAGTACCTCAATACGATTCCAAAAGACGGGATCAGCGGCAGTCCGGTAACCGTGCCACCGTTTTCATCCTGAGACTGCGTTTGGTTGTAGTAATAATCATACCACTGGTATCGCAGGATATTTTGTGTATTAAACAGGTTCATTACCTGGAAATTGAACTGATACTCTAACGGTCCCCAGGTGCCGCGCTTTTTTAAACCCAGGTCCATCCGAAAATATCCTGGAAGCCGCTCCGAGTTTTGTTCACCAGGTTTATAAATAACAGTCAGACTGTCCTCCGAACCGCCATGAAACGGATTTTGAAACCGAAGATATTTCTCTACGACAGGAGTGTAGGGTGTACCGCTGTGATACAATATCCGGGAGTTTAGCGCAATGTCATCCGTGATATTCCAGTTGAACAGCGCATTTATATTGAATGGAACATCCCAGTCCGGATTAAACGAATTCCCGGAAAACTCTACGGTATTCTGCTGAACCGCCCCTGAGAGCTGATAGGTGAAGGTGCCCAGCCCCTTCTTCAGATAAAAATCCAAACCTATAGCGCCGCCTGTTCCGTATTCAAATTCCGGGAACTGTGCATTCCGGTAAATCTGCGGTACGTCGTGGAAATACCGTCGATACGCTTCCACATTCAGGCTGTAATACCGATTCAGTTTTTTAGAGTATCCCAGCGAGATTGTGAGCGCCCTGGATGCCCGCTGGGTCGGGAAAACCGGTGCATTCACGCTGCCTTCTCTCGTCTCGGCGCCCTGGGAAAAATTCTGATGGTACACTCCGGCAGCTAATTTGAAAAATGAGTCTTCCGTACGGCGCCACTTGATGTTCAACCTGGGCGAAAAGGGCTCAACTGACCGCCAGTGGTCCCAAATAACGCCACCGGAAACGAGAAGCTTCGGCGTGATGGTGATTTCATCCTGAAAGTAAATCCCGTAGAGATATTCCCGGTAGTTATACTGGAAAACTGTTGGAATATCAGGATAAAATACTCGCTCAAGCGTATAATCGCCGTTCCAATTATAAGACAGATGTTTATTGGTCAGATAAAATCCCACATGCACCACCTGCTTCCCGTACGGCTGGATCACGTCCGCCCGCAGAATGATATCCCTCAAGCTATTATCAACGGAGTATGCGTCCTCGCTGTACATTTCGAGATAATTCCGGCTGACCGCCAATGAAACACGACTGTGCTGAGAAGAGGTATTATATTCCATCTGGAGGGCGCCAGCCTGATTGCCCCATCGGTTTACCAGAGATCCGGGTGATTTATCCAGGAGATCCTGCAGAGAATTCAGCCCGGGCCGAAAGCGATCCTGACTAAAATAGCCCCAGGCTCTCAGCTGAAGCGCCTCCGTAAACTTGTGGACGAACTTCAGGTTGGTGTCATAGAAATAATACGGTAAATCTGCTCCCAGTATTTGGGACATTAGATCCAGATAAGAGCGTCTTGCCGAAACCAGAACGGCCTCATCCTTCCAACTCCGGGTAACTGTCGCCCCGGAGGACACCAGGCTCAGATTTGCAATTGTCACGTCCCCGGACCAGGGATCTCTGGTACGGATATCGATAATACTGCTGAGTCGCCCGGAATACCGCACGGGAAACTCCGCCGGATACACATTGAAGCTCTCCAGCGCCCAGATATTAAAGCTGCCGAACAACCCGAACAGGTGATACGGATTGTAAATCGGGACTCCGTCCAGCAGAATACGATTCTGGTCCGAAGCGCCGCCACGAACGTACAGGTTTCCGGTTAAATCATTCGTCTGGATGATTCCGGGGAGTGACGTGATTGTCGTAAATACATCCGGCTCGGCTATGGAAGTAATATTCTGTGCGGTATACGGTGTCGCACGGTATTGAGTGTTTAAATACGGGCTCTGGCTCTCCTCTTCCACCACGATGCCGCCGCGCATCCTGACCGGTTCAACGTCCAAAGTAATATTCAACGATACTTCTTCGCCTGCAGTAATCGGAAGGGTGCGCGTTTCCAGGCGATACCCGATCCGGTTAAAAAAGACGGTATACTCGCCTGGTGGGACCTCAATTTGAAAATGGCCCGCCTGATCGGTCGAGCTGCCAAACGGTGAATCCGGGATCCAGACATTGGTGCCGGGTAACGGTTTGCCCAGAGAATCGGTCACCTCCCCGGTAATAGTTGCCGGCGACTGTGCTAGCCCCACCGGCGCAATGCAGAGAAGGTAGAGTACACCGACGATTCCGAAATGAGCAAATATACGAATAGTAGATTGCCTGCTTATGAGTGAGCCAACAGAAAAATCATCGCTTATATGGAATATATAAGTGGCAAATTTCTGATCAATAAAAAGATTTTACTTTTGCTTGCCATTCACTCATCTCCTTAATCGAGAATTTATTGAATTTTTTTGATCTGTTCCTCCTGCTGCAATCCATCTTGATTGCCAACGCAGGCTTGTCTACCTTTTCTCATCTATGGAATCAAACGAACCAATCGAACTGATCCAGTACAGTCATGGCGCCGGGTGAGCATGTAAACTGAGTCCTTCGGACCTGTCGCAGGTGCTGCGATTGCTCCCGGAAGTCGATGATCCCAATGTCCTGGTGGATTTCGCCACCAGTGACGACGCCGCCGTATATCGCCAACCGGACGGCTCCCTGCTAATCGCATCTCTGGACTTTTTTACGCCCATCGTGAATGATCCGTACGACTTTGGCGCCATCGCCGCCGCCAATGCCCTCAGCGATATTTACGCCATGGGTGCTGAGCCGATGTTTGCCCTGAATATCATCGGCTTTCCCAAGAATGAGCTGCCATTGGAAGTCCTGAGCGAGATACTCCGGGGCGGCAGCGATATTGCCAGCGAAGCGGGTATTTTTGTCCTGGGCGGACACAGCATTGACGACAAGGAACCTAAATATGGGATGGTGGTCATCGGCCGGATACCGGACGAAATCAGCATTCTGCGGAATACCGGCAGCCGCGCGGGCGACTCACTCATCCTGACCAAACCGTTGGGTACGGGTATCCTGAATACTGCTATTAAGCACAGGGTGTTGGACGAGTCCGAGGTTCAGGATATGATTCACGTAATGAAGTCGCTGAACAGAGATGCCGCTGAATTAGCCAGCCAATATGGCGCAAACGCGGTAACGGACGTCACCGGATACGGCCTGGTCGGCCACCTGAAGGAAATGCTGTCGGATGGCAACACTTCGGCCGCACTGAATATCGATAAGTTACCCGTTTTTGACCGTGTGATGGATCTCATCGATAAGGGTGAAGTCCCAGGCGGAACACGCCGAAATCTGCAATCCGCCGGGGAAAGCATCGATTTTGGCTCATTGACCGAGAGTCAAAAACTCCTGGTAGCCGATGCCCAGACCTCCGGTGGCCTGCTTATCAGTCTCCCGGCGATAAACGCCGACACATTCGTCCGGGAAATGCATGACCGGGGACATACCGCCACCACCATCATTGGACGTATGGAACAGGCCGGATCGCATCCAATCATATTCCGGTAATACCGGTCCCGGGTCCGGAGTATACTTATTTATGCATTTTGAACTGTCTTACCCAATAGTTACCATTATTTATTGCTAATTACCCGGCATAAAGAAGGGAGTTCTATCGATGAGCACATCCGAAATTCAGAAATTAACAGCAGAACAACTCACCAGTCACATTTCGACCGATCAATTCTCTTTTGAATCCACCATTGAAGTTGAATCTCTGGAAGATGTCATCGGCCAGGATCGGGCCGTCAGGGCGCTGGAGTTCGGCCTCAATGTGGAGAACAAGTCCTACAATATATTTGTTACCGGCATGAGCGGGACGGGCAAGGCCACGCTGGTGAAGCGTCTCCTGGAGGAAAAAAGCGCTGATGAGCCGGTGCCGGATGACTGGTTGATGGTAAACAATTTCGAGGATTCCTACAGACCAATTTCATTTCCGTTACCCTTTGGAGAAGGTGTTGAGTTTTCCCGGAAAATGGATCAACTCATCGAGAATTTGAAAAACGAAATGCCCCGGGCATTTGAGACCGAGGATTACCAGGAAAAACGATCCAGGATTATGGAAGAGTTCCAGCAGAAAAAGCGCGAAAAAATCAACGAACTGGAGGAGGAAGCCCGGGAACACGACATCCAGATTCAATCGACAAACGCCGGATTCCAGACTATCCCGATGGTCAACGATAATCCCATCGATCAGGAAACCTACAACAATTTAGAGGACGATATCAGGCAACAGGTGGACGAAAACATCGACTACGTACAGCGGGAAATCCAGTCCACAATGCAGGATATCAACAAGCTGGAAAAGGAATTCCAGGAAAAAATTAAGGAGCTGAATAAAGAAGTCACGTTGTTCGTGGTTGGTCACCGCATTGACAATCTGAAAGAGGAGTATGCGGATCACGAAGAAGTCGGCGAGTATCTGGAAGCGGTTAAGGCGGATATTATCGAGAATGTCAGCGATTTTACCCAGGCGGCCCAGGGTGACGGCGGACAACAACAGCAGTTAATGGCGATGCTCGGACAGCAACAAGACGGCGAGCCGGATTTTACCAAATACAAGGTTAATGTCCTCGTCGATAACACTAAAACCGAGGGTGCACCTGTTATCGAGGAGATCAATCCCACCTATAACAACATCTTTGGCAGGATGGAAAAACGAGCCAAGTTTGGTGCGGTATATTCGGACTTTACCATGGTTCAGCCGGGGTCGCTGTTGCGCGCGAACGGCGGGTATTTGATTTTGGATATTGAAGGAGTGCTAACTAATCCCTTCGTCTGGGATACACTGAAACGGTCGCTTCGCAACCAGGAAGTCCGAATAGAAGATGTGCAGGAACAGCTGGGATATGTTACCGTGAGCAGCCTGAAGCCGGAGCCGATTCCACTGGATGTGAAGGTTATCCTTATTGGTCGCCGGGAAATCTTTGACTTGCTGCTGGCATACGACGAACAGTTTGAGAAAACATTTAAAGTCAGGGCGGATTTTGACCATGAAACTGATAATGAAGCCGAAGCCATTGCCCAGTATGTTCAGTTTATTTCACGGGTCTGCCGGGAGGAGAACCTCTGTCATTTTTCGCCGGACGGTGTGGCGGCGCTTATCGAAATCAGCCAGCGGGCTGTGAGTGATCAGAAAAAGCTTTCACTGCGATTCGGCAAGGTCGTGGAACTGATGACCGAGGCCAATTACTGGTGCAACCAAAATGGAACTGATTTAATTGGCCGGGACGAGGTGAAAACTGCCTTCAGGGAACGGCGCTACCGCAGCAGCATGGCAGAAGAAAAAGTCCGCGACCAGGTGCTGCGTGATATCAAAATGATTGATACTCAGGGCGTGGAAATTGGTCAGGTAAACGCACTGGCGGTGTATCAGATTGGGGATTTTGCCTTTGGACAGCCGTCTAAAATCACCGCCGAGTGTTATATGGGCAAGGATGGTATCATCAATATTGAACGAAACGCCAAACTCAGCGGCAAAATTCACGATAAAGGGGTGGAGATACTCTCTGGCTGGCTCGGAAAGCAGTTTGCCCAGGACTTCCCACTGAATATTAACATCAGCATCACCTTTGAACAGTCCTACGGCGGCGTGGATGGCGACAGTGCTTCATCAACCGAAGCGTACGCAATTCTCAGTAGCCTGGCCAGGGTGCCCATTAGCCAAAAATTTGCTGTCACCGGCTCAGTGAATCAGAAGGGCGAAGTCCAGGCCATTGGCGGCGTAAACCAAAAGATTGAAGGTTTCTTCGATATCTGTAAAGAGCGGGGACTTACCGGTGATCAGGGGGTGCTGATTCCACGCGCCAACGTGGAGCATCTGATGCTGAAATCCGAGGTCATTGACGCCATCGAATCCGGCGAATTCCACATCTACCCGGTGGAACATATCAGCCAGGGCATCGAAATCCTGACCGGAATGGAAGCCGGTGACGCTGATGGAAACGGTGCCTATCCGGAAAACACTATCTACGGCAAAGCAAAAACCCGGCTGGAAGAATATGTGAAGCGATCGTTCGAGCTGCGCAAGAAATATGGAGGGAACGAAGAGGGTTAACAGTCATCGCCGCGCAATAAGTTTGCGAGGCTTATAACTGTAGCCTTTGAATCTCATTCAAAGGCGTACTAAAATCAATGGTGTTCATCTTTATATAGTAACTTTTCCCCCGCATCAACCGGAAAGTCGACTCGGTTTTCCATCGGCGGCATGGGACAGCTCCAGCGCTCATAGTCATACGCGCAATACGGATTGTATGCCTGATTAAAGTCGATTACGTATTTTCCCGATGCCTGCACCGGAATATCCAAAT
This Candidatus Neomarinimicrobiota bacterium DNA region includes the following protein-coding sequences:
- a CDS encoding DUF4249 family protein gives rise to the protein MGNQLKRLSMMMSLLVVVCSCDETPVQTGDIFVEDSLVVHAILDPDQDRQKVVISRVLPPEDFQEIYVNDVQVKINNFPLEHREVESNLLHRRGFNYQEDYNYYTRLEVENENTYTLVVTRNRDTLITGQTTVPEIQSMEFSPPNRTFQWVAPDAPLFYFSASSNRGIYEENRTILHDRTPMLNRNDLVSGRYTIPADQYSEISNFRFAVTAVDSNYFEYIINESTRAGISGGRGVFGSQSREEYIYTQRGPRSR
- a CDS encoding TonB-dependent receptor; the protein is MGLAQSPATITGEVTDSLGKPLPGTNVWIPDSPFGSSTDQAGHFQIEVPPGEYTVFFNRIGYRLETRTLPITAGEEVSLNITLDVEPVRMRGGIVVEEESQSPYLNTQYRATPYTAQNITSIAEPDVFTTITSLPGIIQTNDLTGNLYVRGGASDQNRILLDGVPIYNPYHLFGLFGSFNIWALESFNVYPAEFPVRYSGRLSSIIDIRTRDPWSGDVTIANLSLVSSGATVTRSWKDEAVLVSARRSYLDLMSQILGADLPYYFYDTNLKFVHKFTEALQLRAWGYFSQDRFRPGLNSLQDLLDKSPGSLVNRWGNQAGALQMEYNTSSQHSRVSLAVSRNYLEMYSEDAYSVDNSLRDIILRADVIQPYGKQVVHVGFYLTNKHLSYNWNGDYTLERVFYPDIPTVFQYNYREYLYGIYFQDEITITPKLLVSGGVIWDHWRSVEPFSPRLNIKWRRTEDSFFKLAAGVYHQNFSQGAETREGSVNAPVFPTQRASRALTISLGYSKKLNRYYSLNVEAYRRYFHDVPQIYRNAQFPEFEYGTGGAIGLDFYLKKGLGTFTYQLSGAVQQNTVEFSGNSFNPDWDVPFNINALFNWNITDDIALNSRILYHSGTPYTPVVEKYLRFQNPFHGGSEDSLTVIYKPGEQNSERLPGYFRMDLGLKKRGTWGPLEYQFNFQVMNLFNTQNILRYQWYDYYYNQTQSQDENGGTVTGLPLIPSFGIVLRY
- the selD gene encoding selenide, water dikinase SelD; this translates as MSPSDLSQVLRLLPEVDDPNVLVDFATSDDAAVYRQPDGSLLIASLDFFTPIVNDPYDFGAIAAANALSDIYAMGAEPMFALNIIGFPKNELPLEVLSEILRGGSDIASEAGIFVLGGHSIDDKEPKYGMVVIGRIPDEISILRNTGSRAGDSLILTKPLGTGILNTAIKHRVLDESEVQDMIHVMKSLNRDAAELASQYGANAVTDVTGYGLVGHLKEMLSDGNTSAALNIDKLPVFDRVMDLIDKGEVPGGTRRNLQSAGESIDFGSLTESQKLLVADAQTSGGLLISLPAINADTFVREMHDRGHTATTIIGRMEQAGSHPIIFR
- a CDS encoding AAA family ATPase, whose amino-acid sequence is MSTSEIQKLTAEQLTSHISTDQFSFESTIEVESLEDVIGQDRAVRALEFGLNVENKSYNIFVTGMSGTGKATLVKRLLEEKSADEPVPDDWLMVNNFEDSYRPISFPLPFGEGVEFSRKMDQLIENLKNEMPRAFETEDYQEKRSRIMEEFQQKKREKINELEEEAREHDIQIQSTNAGFQTIPMVNDNPIDQETYNNLEDDIRQQVDENIDYVQREIQSTMQDINKLEKEFQEKIKELNKEVTLFVVGHRIDNLKEEYADHEEVGEYLEAVKADIIENVSDFTQAAQGDGGQQQQLMAMLGQQQDGEPDFTKYKVNVLVDNTKTEGAPVIEEINPTYNNIFGRMEKRAKFGAVYSDFTMVQPGSLLRANGGYLILDIEGVLTNPFVWDTLKRSLRNQEVRIEDVQEQLGYVTVSSLKPEPIPLDVKVILIGRREIFDLLLAYDEQFEKTFKVRADFDHETDNEAEAIAQYVQFISRVCREENLCHFSPDGVAALIEISQRAVSDQKKLSLRFGKVVELMTEANYWCNQNGTDLIGRDEVKTAFRERRYRSSMAEEKVRDQVLRDIKMIDTQGVEIGQVNALAVYQIGDFAFGQPSKITAECYMGKDGIINIERNAKLSGKIHDKGVEILSGWLGKQFAQDFPLNINISITFEQSYGGVDGDSASSTEAYAILSSLARVPISQKFAVTGSVNQKGEVQAIGGVNQKIEGFFDICKERGLTGDQGVLIPRANVEHLMLKSEVIDAIESGEFHIYPVEHISQGIEILTGMEAGDADGNGAYPENTIYGKAKTRLEEYVKRSFELRKKYGGNEEG